One genomic region from Luteibacter yeojuensis encodes:
- a CDS encoding efflux RND transporter periplasmic adaptor subunit, with amino-acid sequence MNRSVRISLVALVLLAVATVAYFIGRHGATSSAPGFRQGAAKPSAKAPLYWYDPMVPEQHFDHPGLSPMGMEMIPKVADEGASGGVRIDAATRQSLGLRTALVERRVMASTVDVPGNVTWDARQAVTVSARVDGVVQRLDVRAPFTAVTQGAPLLSLLAPQWRSALAEAEALRHVQSPDARALREASQARLRVLGLPPGDRLTTGGDGAAILLHAPQAGIVTTLDVREGQRVSAGQTLMTINGIDTVWVEAAIPQGQLAVVHPGMPVSVRTDAWPGRAFAGKVETLLPDIDATTRAQRARIVLANPDGALVPGMFAHIALTGSEAAPTLVVPDEALIADGRGTRVIVAGQGERFHPTPVVTGRTAAGMTEIRDGLSAGQRIVVSGQFLIDSEANLSGALGRLEGASHPSSAPPPVAGEGDMSGMRGTQPERRP; translated from the coding sequence ATGAACCGTTCCGTACGTATCTCGCTGGTCGCCCTCGTCCTGCTGGCGGTGGCGACCGTCGCTTATTTCATCGGCCGTCATGGCGCGACATCGTCCGCACCCGGCTTCCGCCAGGGCGCCGCCAAGCCCTCGGCGAAGGCGCCGCTCTACTGGTACGACCCGATGGTCCCGGAACAGCATTTCGATCACCCGGGTCTCTCGCCCATGGGCATGGAGATGATTCCCAAGGTCGCCGACGAGGGCGCGTCGGGAGGCGTCCGCATCGACGCCGCGACACGCCAGAGCCTGGGACTGCGAACCGCCCTCGTGGAACGACGGGTGATGGCATCGACCGTGGATGTGCCCGGAAACGTGACGTGGGATGCACGCCAGGCCGTGACGGTCAGCGCGCGTGTCGACGGTGTCGTCCAGCGGCTGGATGTGCGGGCGCCTTTCACCGCGGTGACCCAAGGAGCGCCCCTGCTTTCGCTGCTGGCACCGCAGTGGCGCAGTGCGCTGGCCGAGGCCGAAGCCCTGCGCCATGTGCAATCGCCGGACGCCCGGGCACTGCGCGAGGCCTCGCAGGCCAGGCTGCGCGTGCTCGGTCTGCCCCCCGGTGACCGCCTCACGACAGGCGGCGACGGCGCCGCGATTCTCCTTCATGCGCCGCAAGCGGGCATCGTCACGACGCTGGACGTGCGGGAAGGCCAGCGCGTGAGCGCGGGACAGACGCTGATGACCATCAACGGCATCGACACGGTATGGGTCGAGGCTGCCATTCCGCAGGGACAGCTGGCCGTCGTCCATCCGGGTATGCCGGTGAGCGTACGCACCGATGCGTGGCCTGGTCGGGCTTTCGCCGGCAAGGTAGAGACGTTGTTGCCCGATATCGATGCCACCACACGCGCGCAACGCGCTCGCATCGTGCTGGCCAATCCCGATGGGGCCCTCGTGCCAGGCATGTTCGCGCATATCGCGCTGACGGGGTCCGAGGCGGCGCCGACTCTCGTCGTACCCGACGAGGCCTTGATCGCCGACGGCCGCGGTACGCGCGTGATCGTGGCCGGGCAGGGGGAGCGATTCCATCCGACGCCGGTCGTCACGGGGCGGACGGCCGCAGGCATGACGGAAATCCGCGATGGGCTTTCGGCAGGCCAACGCATCGTCGTCTCGGGTCAGTTCCTCATCGACTCGGAAGCCAACCTGTCCGGTGCGTTGGGTCGACTCGAAGGGGCCAGCCATCCGTCGTCCGCGCCGCCGCCCGTTGCCGGTGAGGGCGACATGTCGGGCATGCGGGGCACGCAACCGGAGC